The following coding sequences lie in one Silene latifolia isolate original U9 population chromosome 5, ASM4854445v1, whole genome shotgun sequence genomic window:
- the LOC141657742 gene encoding putative metallophosphoesterase At3g03305 translates to MADIKLTASLLTILMVFAQITQSTTTDANSSRVIQVKGGPDSVIWVVQLSDLHFSVHHPQRALDFINIVGPTLSFINPSLVLITGDLTDGKSKDLLTMKQDEREWVEYQTVIEDVVKKSGLDKGIFYDLRGNHDNFGVPHVGDSYDFYSKYSVNGQVGRTSKVNGVTLQTGKRRHLFVGIDSTMAVGLRGPTNLFGHPTDILLDELDSELSQWDTEPTKPVTKISFGHFPLSFSATSESGKTLKDVFLKHSISAYLCGHLHTRFGKNLKRHHQPGNNSIQLNIYQTPSRSSPSPSSENQEFWEWEMGDWRKSRAMRIVAIDRGHTSFVDISLKSDFKETFILPTFPLDSRLMWRSSLSTEYERQTVDQSDYMTIRALVFSSIPLISVVAQVYDSQFGAFASVLEASMTKLEFDNSRGDLYAAPWNFKAFEDRNPERYWLQIEATDIYGKSTLTDLRPFSINGVRGLLSWTWKEFVVMGCQWDALYFPILWLCLGLFLSVLLMPVAMTSVSNKQYTLQNFLVNKNFINGVGWVSTELFRLRLVWYGVLGYLFYIVLFPWLYGLVFTDGNERGYMSYKGWVIAQPDVARKLEYIAFPDIMVIVIPHLVFVVFPSLILVTGLAMESEVYRIHLLAFSGKKEDDHCDLTSKSCTGRRWIRKFLMLVCLGILYRHYKSCRALMKAYEMNPILHFPVYSLWIPLLLAYALYRTHRLRPTHLI, encoded by the exons ATGGCAGACATCAAATTGACAGCATCTCTTCTCACCATTTTAATGGTGTTTGCTCAAATTACACAATCAACTACAACAGATGCTAATTCAAGTAGAGTGATACAAGTAAAAGGTGGTCCAGATTCAGTAATCTGGGTGGTGCAGCTCTCTGATCTTCATTTTAGTGTTCATCATCCTCAAAGAGCTCTCGATTTCATCAACATTGTGGGTCCCACTCTTTCTTTCATCAATCCATCACTTGTCCTCATCACTGGTGATCTtacag ATGGAAAGAGCAAAGATTTGCTGACCATGAAACAAGATGAGCGTGAGTGGGTGGAATACCAGACTGTGATAGAAGACGTTGTCAAGAAAAGTGGACTGGACAAGGGCATCTTTTATGATCTTAGGGGGAATCATGATAATTTTGGTGTTCCACATGTTGGTGACTCGTATGATTTCTATTCAAAGTACAGTGTCAATGGCCAAGTTGGTAGAACTAGCAAAGTAAACGGTGTCACACTTCAG ACAGGAAAGAGAAGGCATCTTTTTGTTGGGATTGACAGCACGATGGCTGTTGGCCTCAGAGGGCCAACCAATCTTTTCGGCCATCCAACAGATATACTATTAGATGAGCTGGATTCCGAACTCTCACAATGGGACACTGAGCCAACAAAACCAGTGACGAAGATTTCATTTGGGCATTTTCCGCTTTCGTTCTCTGCAACATCAGAATCTGGAAAGACGCTGAAAGATGTATTTCTCAAGCATTCAATATCAGCTTATCTGTGTGGCCATCTCCATACAAGGTTTGGAAAAAACTTGAAACGGCATCATCAGCCTGGAAATAATTCTATACAACTAAATATATATCAGACTCCCTCCCGGAGTTCTCCAAGTCCATCATCAGAAAACCAGGAATTTTGGGAGTGGGAAATGGGCGATTGGAGGAAGAGTAGAGCCATGCGCATTGTGGCCATTGATAGAGGTCACACGTCATTTGTTGACATCAGTTTGAAATCTGATTTTAAAGAAACTTTCATTTTACCCACGTTTCCACTGGATTCACGGTTGATGTGGAGATCATCCTTATCAACTGAGTATGAGCGCCAAACTGTGGACCAATCTGATTACATGACAATAAGAGCTTTGGTTTTCTCTTCAATTCCGCTCATATCCGTAGTTGCTCAAGTTTATGATTCACAATTCGGAGCTTTTGCTTCTGTTCTGGAGGCATCTATGACGAAACTTGAGTTTGACAACTCTAGAGGAGATCTCTATGCTGCACCTTGGAATTTTAAAGCTTTTGAGGATCGGAATCCCGAGAGATACTGGTTGCAAATAGAAGCGACCGATATTTATGGCAAATCTACCTTAACTGATTTAAGGCCGTTTTCAATTAATGGTGTTCGCGGGCTCCTATCCTGGACATGGAAGGAGTTTGTGGTTATGGGCTGCCAATGGGATGCATTGTATTTTCCGATACTTTGGCTTTGCCTTGGGCTTTTCCTTTCTGTTCTACTTATGCCAGTAGCAATGACTAGTGTCTCCAATAAACAATATACATTGCAGAATTTCTTGGTCAACAAAAATTTCATAAACGGTGTCGGATGGGTTTCAACAGAACTATTCAGGCTCCGTTTGGTATGGTATGGAGTTCTGGGATACCTGTTCTACATTGTTCTATTTCCATGGCTATATGGTCTAGTGTTTACCGATGGCAACGAGAGAGGGTACATGAGCTACAAGGGATGGGTAATAGCACAGCCAGATGTCGCTAGAAAATTGGAGTACATTGCATTTCCCGATATTATGGTGATTGTTATCCCACATCTGGTTTTTGTTGTTTTCCCTTCTCTTATATTAGTAACCGGGTTGGCCATGGAAAGTGAAGTCTACAGGATACATCTCTTGGCATTTTCAGGGAAGAAAGAAGACGATCATTGTGATTTAACTTCCAAGTCTTGTACTGGTAGACGGTGGATCAGGAAGtttcttatgttggtttgttTGGGCATCTTGTACAGACATTACAAG AGTTGCAGAGCCCTGATGAAAGCCTACGAGATGAATCCAATTCTACATTTTCCAGTTTATAGTCTCTGGATTCCGCTGCTATTAGCATATGCTCTCTACAGAACCCACAGATTGAGACCAACCCATTTAATTTAA